One window from the genome of Candidatus Hydrogenedentota bacterium encodes:
- a CDS encoding sulfatase, with amino-acid sequence MGALDRRTFLSRTGAALAGVGWAAAARGADRKKPNIVFILADDLGRHQVGCYGNPFYETPHLDTLAAQGVKFTDAYAACPVCSPTRASIMTGKYPARLHITDYIPGNPFPNAKLKTPDWRKELPLGEVTLAEMLSEAGYACGHFGKWHLDDRNDAVYRPGDPGTPETQGFSDVLVTAKPDARETAAAGAAPDYDAHNARAITDRALAFMEAHRDRPFFCHMGHNLVHQPEMEGAARIVKYTRRRDMSNERGNNPVLAAMVETLDGQVGRVMKALDDLGLAQNTILVFFSDNGDYYGREGLKPFYGSKGDLYEGGVRMPLIVRWPGVVAPGTESAALMSSVDFFPTFAEIAGVPVRDETVDGVSVLSALRGETPPDRGPIFWHYPHYHSLGIGPSGAVREGKYKLIEWFEKSIDGPETPGALELYDLEADPGERNNLAASLPEKAAELHAKLAAWRKRVGAQEMSRNPEHDPERADRPH; translated from the coding sequence ATGGGCGCACTGGACCGAAGGACGTTTCTTTCCCGGACGGGCGCGGCGCTGGCGGGGGTGGGCTGGGCCGCCGCGGCGCGGGGGGCGGACCGGAAGAAGCCGAACATCGTCTTCATCCTCGCGGACGACCTGGGCCGCCACCAGGTGGGCTGCTACGGAAACCCCTTCTACGAGACGCCCCACCTGGACACGCTGGCCGCGCAGGGGGTGAAGTTCACGGACGCCTACGCCGCGTGCCCGGTGTGCTCGCCCACGCGCGCGAGCATCATGACGGGCAAATATCCGGCGCGGCTCCACATCACCGACTACATCCCCGGAAACCCCTTCCCCAACGCGAAGCTCAAAACCCCCGACTGGCGGAAGGAGCTGCCGCTGGGGGAGGTCACCCTCGCGGAGATGCTCTCGGAGGCGGGCTATGCCTGCGGCCATTTCGGCAAATGGCACCTCGACGACCGGAACGATGCGGTGTACCGCCCCGGCGACCCCGGCACACCGGAGACGCAGGGGTTCTCGGACGTGCTGGTGACGGCGAAACCGGACGCGAGGGAGACCGCCGCCGCGGGCGCCGCCCCGGACTACGACGCGCACAATGCCCGCGCCATCACGGACCGCGCGCTGGCGTTCATGGAGGCGCACCGCGACCGGCCGTTCTTTTGCCACATGGGCCACAACCTGGTCCACCAGCCGGAGATGGAGGGGGCGGCGCGCATCGTGAAATACACGCGCAGGCGGGACATGTCGAACGAGCGGGGCAACAACCCCGTGCTCGCCGCCATGGTGGAGACCCTGGACGGACAGGTCGGGCGCGTGATGAAGGCGCTGGATGACCTGGGGCTGGCGCAGAACACCATTCTGGTCTTCTTCTCCGACAACGGGGATTACTACGGCCGTGAGGGGCTGAAGCCCTTCTACGGGTCGAAGGGCGACCTCTACGAGGGCGGTGTCCGCATGCCCCTCATCGTCCGCTGGCCCGGCGTGGTCGCCCCCGGCACCGAATCCGCCGCGCTCATGAGCAGCGTGGACTTTTTTCCCACCTTTGCCGAGATTGCGGGTGTGCCCGTGCGGGATGAGACGGTGGACGGCGTGAGCGTCCTGTCCGCCCTGCGCGGGGAAACGCCGCCGGACCGGGGGCCCATCTTCTGGCATTACCCGCACTATCATTCCCTGGGCATCGGCCCCTCAGGCGCCGTGCGCGAGGGAAAGTACAAGCTCATCGAATGGTTCGAGAAGAGCATTGATGGTCCCGAAACGCCGGGGGCGCTGGAGCTGTACGACCTGGAGGCGGACCCCGGCGAGCGGAACAACCTGGCGGCCTCGCTTCCGGAGAAGGCCGCCGAACTTCACGCGAAACTGGCCGCCTGGCGGAAACGCGTCGGCGCGCAGGAGATGTCCCGCAATCCGGAACACGACCCGGAACGCGCCGACCGGCCCCACTGA
- a CDS encoding nucleotidyltransferase domain-containing protein: protein MIDLPDAWLGMVRGILAAHFPAREVWAHGSRVAGGAVRLSDLDIVLRGEPAPDWRALESLRDALSESDLPISVDVAVWGELPPAFQRRIEEKHEVIQRGAPENAAAG, encoded by the coding sequence ATGATTGACCTCCCCGACGCCTGGCTGGGCATGGTCCGGGGCATCCTCGCCGCGCATTTCCCCGCGCGGGAGGTGTGGGCCCACGGGTCCCGCGTGGCCGGGGGCGCGGTCCGTCTGTCCGACCTCGACATTGTGCTGCGCGGGGAGCCCGCGCCGGACTGGCGCGCCCTGGAAAGCCTCCGCGACGCCCTCTCGGAGTCCGACCTGCCGATCAGTGTGGACGTCGCCGTCTGGGGCGAACTGCCCCCCGCCTTCCAGCGGCGCATCGAGGAGAAGCATGAGGTGATCCAGCGGGGCGCGCCGGAAAACGCGGCCGCCGGGTAG
- a CDS encoding nucleotidyltransferase has protein sequence MTPDLSSMDNAVGRLEQLAARAEDVRFMADQDEVTRNAYRAAVIQHFEIVYELCWKSIRRWVLENVGPEEAENPRTRRDLFRTAGRHGLVESPEAWFAHGDARNVTTHTYSEEVAAIVYAQALLLAGDARRLLARLERSHD, from the coding sequence ATGACGCCTGACCTGTCGAGTATGGATAACGCCGTGGGGCGGCTGGAGCAGCTTGCCGCGCGCGCCGAGGACGTCCGCTTCATGGCGGACCAGGACGAGGTGACGCGCAACGCTTACCGCGCCGCCGTCATCCAGCATTTCGAGATCGTCTACGAGCTGTGCTGGAAGTCCATCCGCCGCTGGGTCCTGGAGAATGTGGGGCCGGAGGAGGCCGAAAACCCCCGAACCCGGCGCGACCTCTTCCGCACGGCGGGCCGCCACGGCCTCGTGGAGTCCCCCGAAGCCTGGTTCGCCCATGGGGACGCCCGCAACGTCACCACCCACACCTACAGCGAGGAGGTGGCCGCCATCGTGTACGCGCAGGCATTGCTGCTGGCCGGAGACGCGCGCCGGCTCCTTGCGCGGCTGGAGCGTTCCCATGATTGA
- a CDS encoding NTP transferase domain-containing protein, with product MKAVIMAAGKSTRTYPLTLTRPKPLLPVMGKTVFERHLEALSGLVDGVVAVVGYRGDMIRAAFGDVFQGMPVTYVEQTEQRGTGHAVLQCEGAVDGPFLVVNGDDLYDREDLARLAAAENAALALEVPDPRLYGIYETDAEDRVVRLVEKPREVFSNLANIGAYVFTPEVFPVLRGLPPTERGEIEITSAVQALAETSGFRVVRTRGAWLPIGYPWHLLDVNRWFLDHRLEPGIEGEVSPGAEVNGPVFIGAGTVVRAGAVIDGPVWIGRGCRIGPNCWIRPYSVLCDGAIVGHASEVKASLFLEGAAAPHQNYVGDSILGARANLGCGTITANLRHDQKPVRSLVGGALVDTGRKKLGAVLGDDVHTGINTSIYPGRKLWPGTATAPGAVVRGDVLDG from the coding sequence ATGAAAGCCGTGATCATGGCGGCGGGCAAGTCCACCCGCACCTATCCGTTGACGCTCACCCGGCCCAAGCCCCTGCTGCCGGTGATGGGGAAGACCGTCTTCGAGCGGCATCTGGAGGCCCTGTCCGGGCTGGTGGACGGCGTGGTGGCCGTGGTGGGGTACCGGGGCGACATGATCCGCGCCGCCTTCGGCGACGTGTTTCAGGGGATGCCCGTCACCTATGTGGAGCAGACGGAGCAGCGCGGCACGGGGCACGCCGTGCTCCAGTGCGAGGGCGCCGTGGACGGGCCGTTCCTAGTGGTGAACGGCGACGACCTGTATGACCGGGAGGATTTGGCGCGGCTGGCGGCGGCGGAGAACGCCGCGCTGGCCCTGGAGGTGCCCGACCCGCGCCTCTACGGCATCTACGAGACCGACGCCGAGGACCGCGTGGTCCGGCTGGTGGAGAAGCCGAGGGAGGTCTTCTCCAACCTGGCGAACATCGGCGCGTATGTGTTCACGCCCGAGGTGTTCCCCGTGCTGCGAGGCCTGCCGCCCACGGAGCGCGGCGAGATTGAGATCACCTCGGCGGTGCAGGCCCTCGCGGAGACGTCCGGCTTCCGCGTGGTCCGCACCCGGGGCGCGTGGCTGCCCATCGGCTACCCGTGGCACCTGCTCGACGTGAACCGCTGGTTCCTCGACCACCGGCTCGAGCCGGGCATTGAGGGCGAAGTCAGCCCCGGGGCCGAGGTCAACGGCCCCGTCTTCATCGGCGCGGGCACCGTGGTGCGCGCCGGGGCGGTCATAGACGGCCCCGTGTGGATCGGCCGCGGCTGCCGCATCGGCCCCAACTGCTGGATCCGCCCGTACAGCGTGCTGTGCGACGGGGCCATCGTCGGCCACGCCAGCGAGGTGAAGGCTTCGCTTTTCCTGGAGGGCGCCGCCGCCCCGCACCAGAACTATGTCGGCGACAGCATTCTCGGCGCGCGCGCCAACCTCGGCTGCGGCACCATCACCGCCAACCTCCGCCACGACCAAAAGCCCGTGCGGTCCCTGGTCGGCGGCGCGCTCGTGGACACGGGCCGCAAGAAGCTCGGCGCCGTCCTCGGCGACGACGTCCACACGGGCATCAACACGTCCATCTACCCCGGCCGGAAGCTCTGGCCCGGCACCGCCACCGCCCCCGGCGCCGTCGTGCGCGGGGATGTGCTGGACGGGTAG
- a CDS encoding methionine adenosyltransferase → MSKLTSNHVFTSESVSEGHPDKVCDQISDGILDACLAADPNSHVGCETLAATNFVASAGEITCAGWDGVNPERIARDVVKAIGYDRALIGDEVGFSYDTFLYMNCLHGQSPDIAQGVNEGQGLYTEQGAGDQGMMFGYASDETPELMPAPIQFSHQLLSELADIRRAKTIPYLRPDSKSQVSVYYEGGKPRAITTVVVSHQTAEVPLDQIRADLVEVVKTVLGPTGLLTDKTEYYVNPTGRFVVGGPHGDSGLTGRKIIVDTYGGVGSHGGGAFSGKDPSKVDRSAAYYARYAAKNIVAAGLASKCEIQVAYAIGVAKPMSINVSTYGTGTVSDERLQQVLEDGALFDFRPAALIRDLGLLAPKGWSYRQTAAYGHFGRDCFPWEKTDKVDALKSAVK, encoded by the coding sequence ATGAGCAAGCTGACCTCGAACCACGTTTTCACCTCCGAGTCCGTGTCCGAAGGGCATCCGGACAAGGTCTGCGACCAGATTTCCGACGGCATCCTCGACGCGTGCCTCGCGGCGGACCCCAACTCCCATGTGGGCTGCGAGACCCTGGCGGCCACCAACTTTGTCGCCAGCGCCGGGGAAATCACCTGCGCGGGCTGGGACGGCGTCAACCCCGAGCGCATCGCCCGGGACGTGGTCAAGGCCATCGGCTACGACCGCGCGCTGATCGGGGACGAGGTCGGCTTCAGCTATGACACCTTCCTGTACATGAACTGCCTGCACGGCCAGTCGCCGGACATTGCCCAGGGCGTGAACGAGGGCCAGGGCCTCTACACGGAGCAGGGCGCGGGCGACCAGGGCATGATGTTCGGCTACGCCAGCGACGAGACGCCCGAGCTGATGCCGGCGCCGATCCAGTTCAGCCACCAGCTCCTCAGCGAGCTGGCGGACATCCGCCGCGCGAAGACGATCCCCTACCTGCGGCCCGACTCCAAATCGCAGGTGTCGGTGTACTACGAGGGCGGCAAGCCCAGGGCCATCACCACCGTCGTCGTGTCCCACCAGACCGCCGAGGTGCCGCTGGACCAGATCCGCGCGGACCTCGTCGAGGTGGTCAAGACCGTGCTCGGGCCGACGGGCCTGCTCACGGACAAGACGGAGTACTATGTGAACCCGACCGGGCGCTTCGTCGTCGGCGGCCCCCACGGCGACTCCGGCCTCACGGGCCGCAAGATCATCGTGGACACCTACGGCGGCGTCGGCTCCCACGGCGGCGGCGCGTTCTCCGGCAAGGACCCGTCCAAGGTGGACCGGTCGGCGGCCTACTACGCGCGCTACGCGGCGAAGAACATCGTGGCCGCGGGCCTCGCGTCCAAGTGCGAGATCCAGGTGGCCTACGCCATCGGCGTGGCCAAGCCCATGAGCATCAACGTGTCCACCTACGGCACCGGCACGGTGTCCGATGAGCGGCTCCAGCAGGTGCTGGAGGACGGCGCCCTCTTCGATTTCCGCCCCGCCGCCCTCATCCGCGACCTCGGCCTGCTCGCCCCGAAGGGCTGGTCCTACCGCCAGACGGCGGCCTACGGCCATTTCGGCCGGGACTGCTTCCCCTGGGAAAAGACCGACAAGGTGGACGCCCTGAAGAGCGCCGTAAAGTAG
- a CDS encoding adenosine kinase, with product MRKVIGVGAPIVDLLARVPEAFLAGVPGEKGGMLMVSPDEQRALVESLPEPPARAPGGAAANTIAALAKLGLPVAFVGKVGGDADGDYYLDAFAACGGDTSRFKRAPESHTARCLSMITPDAARTMRTDLGASLLLRPEELGPADFAGCAHAFIEGYLLFNPPLAEAALRAAKEAGCTVSLDMGSFEIVRAFRDTLPGLLDRYVDAVFANEDEAREFIGRDDPAAALDAFSAHCGTVAVKLGAEGAWLRDRGETVRVAPEPVDRAVDSTGAGDCWAAGFLYGWLQGWPAARCGELASLLGAETVKCLGAQPDAGGWARIHARIGHS from the coding sequence ATGCGGAAAGTCATCGGCGTCGGCGCGCCCATCGTGGACCTCCTGGCCCGCGTGCCGGAGGCCTTTCTGGCCGGCGTGCCCGGCGAGAAGGGCGGCATGCTCATGGTCTCCCCGGACGAGCAGCGCGCCCTCGTGGAGTCCCTGCCCGAGCCGCCCGCCCGCGCCCCCGGCGGCGCGGCGGCCAACACCATCGCCGCGCTGGCCAAGCTGGGCCTGCCCGTGGCCTTCGTCGGCAAGGTGGGCGGGGACGCCGACGGCGACTACTATCTCGACGCCTTCGCCGCCTGCGGCGGCGACACCAGCCGCTTCAAGCGCGCGCCGGAAAGCCACACGGCCCGGTGCCTGAGCATGATCACGCCGGACGCCGCGCGCACCATGCGCACGGACCTCGGCGCGAGCCTGCTCCTGCGCCCGGAGGAACTCGGCCCGGCCGATTTCGCGGGCTGCGCCCACGCCTTCATCGAGGGCTACCTGCTGTTCAACCCCCCGCTGGCCGAGGCGGCCCTCCGCGCGGCCAAGGAGGCGGGGTGCACCGTGAGCCTGGACATGGGCTCCTTTGAGATCGTCCGCGCCTTCCGCGACACCCTGCCGGGCCTGCTGGACCGCTATGTGGACGCCGTCTTCGCCAACGAGGACGAGGCCCGCGAGTTCATCGGCCGCGACGACCCGGCGGCGGCGCTGGACGCCTTTTCCGCCCACTGCGGCACCGTCGCCGTCAAGCTCGGGGCCGAGGGTGCCTGGCTGCGCGACCGGGGCGAGACGGTGCGCGTGGCCCCGGAACCCGTGGACCGCGCCGTGGACAGCACGGGCGCGGGCGACTGCTGGGCCGCGGGCTTCCTCTACGGCTGGCTCCAGGGCTGGCCGGCGGCCCGCTGCGGCGAGCTGGCCTCGCTGCTCGGCGCGGAGACCGTGAAATGCCTCGGCGCCCAGCCCGACGCCGGCGGCTGGGCCCGGATCCACGCCCGGATCGGCCATTCCTGA
- a CDS encoding adenosylhomocysteinase: protein MAVAPIIIPETDSTLPFKVADMGLAAWGRMEIEMAEKEMPGLMAVRAQYAAAQPLKGARIMGSLHMTIQTAVLIETLKALGAEVRWASCNIYSTQDHAAAAIAQSGVPVFAWKGETLEEYWWCTYQAMAFPGGQTLNMIVDDGGDATLLIHRGCEFEEHFEKTGALPPVCRDNREIEIVDSLLHRVHGEDPGLWRRTAAGWIGVSEETTTGVHRLYRMMKEGSLRTRAMNVNDSVTKSKFDNLYGCRESLADGIKRATDVMVAGKVVVVAGYGDVGKGCADAMRGLGARVVVTEIDPICALQAAMEGYQVVKMDDAAKIGDIFVTATGCYKVISGAHLRMMKDQAIVCNIGHFDSEIDVAHLEQSADIREVNVKPQVDKFVLPDGRELILLARGRLVNLGCATGHPSFVMSNSFTNQTLAQIALFTEPDQYAVGQVYTLPKKLDEEVARLHLGKLGVELDTLTPEQADYLGIPVEGPYKPDTYRY, encoded by the coding sequence ATGGCTGTGGCACCGATCATCATCCCCGAAACCGACAGCACCCTGCCCTTCAAGGTGGCGGACATGGGCCTCGCGGCGTGGGGCCGCATGGAAATCGAGATGGCGGAGAAGGAGATGCCGGGCCTCATGGCGGTGCGCGCCCAGTACGCCGCCGCGCAGCCCCTCAAGGGCGCGCGGATCATGGGCTCCCTCCACATGACCATCCAGACCGCGGTGCTCATCGAGACCCTCAAGGCCCTCGGCGCCGAGGTCCGCTGGGCGAGCTGCAACATCTACTCCACCCAGGACCACGCCGCGGCGGCCATCGCCCAGTCGGGCGTTCCGGTCTTCGCATGGAAGGGCGAGACGCTGGAGGAGTACTGGTGGTGCACCTACCAGGCCATGGCCTTCCCCGGCGGGCAGACGCTCAACATGATCGTGGACGACGGCGGCGACGCGACCCTGCTGATCCACCGCGGCTGCGAGTTCGAGGAGCACTTCGAGAAGACCGGCGCGCTGCCCCCCGTCTGCCGCGACAACCGCGAGATCGAGATCGTGGACTCCCTGCTCCACCGCGTCCATGGCGAGGACCCCGGCCTGTGGCGCCGCACGGCGGCCGGCTGGATCGGCGTGTCCGAGGAGACGACCACGGGCGTCCACCGGCTCTACCGGATGATGAAGGAGGGGAGCCTGCGCACCCGCGCCATGAACGTCAACGACTCCGTCACCAAGTCGAAGTTCGACAACCTCTACGGCTGCCGCGAGTCGCTGGCCGACGGCATCAAGCGCGCCACGGACGTCATGGTGGCGGGCAAGGTCGTCGTCGTGGCGGGCTACGGCGACGTGGGCAAGGGCTGCGCGGACGCCATGCGCGGCCTTGGCGCGCGCGTCGTCGTCACGGAGATTGACCCCATCTGCGCGCTTCAGGCCGCGATGGAGGGCTACCAGGTCGTGAAGATGGACGACGCGGCGAAGATCGGCGACATCTTCGTCACCGCCACGGGGTGCTACAAGGTCATTTCCGGCGCGCACCTGCGCATGATGAAGGACCAGGCCATCGTCTGCAACATCGGCCACTTCGACTCCGAGATTGACGTGGCCCACCTCGAGCAGAGCGCCGACATCCGCGAGGTCAACGTCAAGCCGCAGGTGGACAAGTTCGTCCTGCCCGACGGCCGCGAGCTCATCCTGCTGGCGCGCGGGCGGCTGGTCAACCTCGGCTGCGCCACCGGACACCCCTCCTTCGTCATGTCCAACTCCTTCACCAACCAGACCCTCGCCCAGATTGCCCTCTTCACCGAGCCGGACCAGTACGCGGTCGGCCAGGTCTACACCCTGCCCAAGAAACTCGACGAGGAGGTCGCCCGCCTGCACCTCGGCAAGCTCGGCGTCGAACTCGACACCCTCACCCCCGAGCAGGCCGACTACCTCGGCATCCCCGTGGAAGGCCCCTACAAGCCCGACACCTACCGGTATTGA